A single Amphiprion ocellaris isolate individual 3 ecotype Okinawa chromosome 1, ASM2253959v1, whole genome shotgun sequence DNA region contains:
- the cry5 gene encoding cryptochrome circadian regulator 5: protein MAHTCIHWFRKGLRLHDNPALMAALRDCKELYPVFILDPHLHNNSCVGINRWRFLIGALKDLDCSLRKLNSRLFVVRGRPQDVFPKLFQKWNVTKLTYEYDTEPYSLSRDKKVTELAKEHGVEVIYKISHTLYDIERIIEENNGKTPLTYNRLQAIVKGLGSPKRPIPAPTMENMKDVKTPCSEKQEKKYGIPTLEELGHDTTSLGEDLFPGGEREALRRLEEHMKRTGWVCGFEKPQTSPNSLSPSTTVLSPYVTFGCLSARTFWWRLADVYQGKKHSAPPVSLHGQLLWREFFYTASVGIPNFNKMEGNHVCTQVDWDTNPEYLAAWREARTGFPFIDAIMTQLRQEGWIHHLARHAVACFLTRGDLWINWEEGQKVFEELLLDGDWALNAGNWQWLSASTFFHQFFRVYSPVAFGKKTDKNGDYIKKYLPHLKKFPAQYIYEPWKAPHSIQQAAGCIVGKDYPRPIVEHEVISKKNIQRMKMAYAKRSPDTTESPSKKEGAKRKAPSVVDMLKKKSRTN from the exons ATGGCTCATACGTGTATCCACTGGTTCCGCAAGGGACTCAGGTTGCATGATAACCCAGCACTGATGGCTGCTCTGAGGGACTGTAAGGAGCTCTACCCCGTGTTCATCCTGGACCCTCACCTCCATAACAACTCCTGTGTGGGCATCAACCGCTGGAGGTTCCTCATTGGAGCACTCAAAGACCTGGACTGCAGCCTCCGAAAACTCAACTCTAG GCTGTTCGTGGTGAGGGGGAGGCCACAAGATGTGTTCCCCAAGTTGTTCCAGAAGTGGAACGTAACAAAGCTGACCTATGAGTACGACACAGAGCCCTACAGTCTGAGCCGTGACAAAAAAGTGACCGAGCTGGCCAAAGAGCATGGAGTCGAAGTCATCTACAAAATTTCACACACTCTTTATGACATAGAGAG AATAATTGAGGAAAACAATGGGAAGACTCCGCTTACGTACAACCGTTTGCAAGCAATAGTGAAGGGCCTTGGTTCCCCGAAGAGGCCGATCCCCGCTCCAaccatggagaacatgaaag ATGTGAAGACGCCTTGTTCAGAAAAACAGGAGAAGAAATATGGGATTCCTACGCTGGAGGAGCTCGGCCACGACACCACATCTCTTGGAGAGGATCTGTTCCCAGGAGGAGAGCGGGAGGCTCTCAGGAGACTAGAAGAACATATGAAAAGAACG GGATGGGTATGCGGCTTTGAAAAGCCACAAACTTCTCCAAACTCTTTGAGCCCCAGCACCACTGTTCTCAGTCCATATGTCACATTTGGCTGTCTGTCGGCAAGAACCTTCTGGTGGAGGCTCGCGGATGTCTATCAGGGG aaaaagcaCTCAGCTCCTCCAGTTTCTCTTCATGGCCAGTTACTCTGGAGAGAGTTTTTCTACACTGCCAGTGTTGGTATCCCTAACTTCAACAAGATGGAGGGCAACCATGTGTGCACTCAGGTGGACTGGGACACAAACCCCGAGTATCTAGCGGCATGGAGAGAG GCTCGGACTGGCTTCCCCTTCATTGACGCCATCATGACTCAGCTGAGACAGGAGGGCTGGATCCACCACCTGGCCAGACATGCTGTCGCTTGTTTCCTCACCAGGGGAGATCTGTGGATCAACTGGGAGGAAGGCCAGAAG GTGTTTGAGGAGCTTTTATTGGATGGCGACTGGGCTCTGAATGCTGGAAACTGGCAGTGGCTGTCAGCGAGCACCTTCTTCCACCAGTTTTTCAGGGTTTACTCTCCTGTGGCCTTTGGCaagaagacagacaaaaatggagACTACATCAA GAAGTACCTTCCTCATCTAAAGAAGTTCCCAGCACAGTATATCTATGAGCCCTGGAAAGCTCCACACAGTATCCAGCAGGCAGCAGGATGCATTGTGGGTAAAGACTACCCGCGTCCAATTGTAGAGCATGAAGTGATCAgcaagaaaaacattcagaggatgAAGATGGCTTATGCAAAGAGATCCCCAGACACTACTGAGTCACCCAGCAAAAAGGAAG GTGCAAAGCGCAAGGCTCCATCTGTTGTTGACATGctcaagaaaaaaagcagaacaaacTAA